In Barnesiella propionica, the genomic window AACTCCTCGTCGGTAATCTCCGCCATCGGACGTTGCGGGGTTTGGATGCCCGCGTTGTTGTGTGCCGCATCGAGTCGGCCATAGGTCATAACGATCCAGTCTATCATCGTCTTTACGGCTTGCGTGTCCGATACGTCGCAACGATACGAAACAGCCTTATAACCTTCCGAGTTTAATTTTTCGGCCTGCTCTTTCGGTTCGTTGATATCTACCAGAATAACCGTTGCACCGGCTTTTGCGAATCCTTCTGCACAAGCAAGACCGATTCCGGCTGCCGCACCAGTTACCATTGCTACTTTTCCATTCATTGTTTTTGTTTCCATATTATTTATTTTTGAGATGAATAATTCTTCTGTTGATAATCCAGTGCCGGTTTCCGATCACCCAACAGAGGCTCGTACTTGAAATCTGTACCTCTGTCTTGTTGCATTTCTTGTTTGGCAGCAGCAATGAGTTCAGGATTCAGGAAGAGGTCGCATACGGTAGTCGCTATGATTTCCGAAGCGACCAGTGCGCTCTGCACACCTAAAGAAGAACCGCTGGCCGCTACCGCTTGCCATGAATGTGCTGCCGTTCCCGGAATCCAACCCATCGTGAATACGCCTACCGTCGGTACTACCCAACTGATGTCACCCACGTCGGTCGAAGCGTTCACCTCCTTTGCCGGATAGGGTGGAAAAACAATGGTGGGATCGAGTGGCCCCGGATGTTCTAATGTCGAGGCAATCCCTTCGGCAAATTCCATTTGGCTCTTGTTCCAAAGAGGTAAGGATAGCGAGTTGAAATTCGTTGCCGCCACGTCTATCAACGTGTGGTTGACAAGCAACGGATAGCAGCCCGACGTAAGTTCATATTCGGCGGTGGTTTCCGTGGCGGTAGCCGCACCACGTGATATTTCCACAATTCGCCTCCATACCTCACGTGCCACTTGCGGATTGGCATGACGCACGGTCAGGTCGATCTCCGCGAAATCAGGAACCACGTTGGAAGCCCGTCCACCGTTACTGATTATATAATGTATGCGTGTCTTGTCGGGAACATGCTCGCGCAGATATTCCACGGCTGTAGCCATTACCATCGCCCCGTCCAATGCCGACCGTCCGCGGTCGGGAGCGGCTGCGGCATGGGCCGATACGCCCCGGAAACGGAATTTGGTGCTGACACTTGCCATGTGGGGCGAGGAATAATAACCGTTGTAGTCAGTCGGATGCCAGTGCA contains:
- a CDS encoding amidohydrolase; the encoded protein is MRIKNEIVIGMLALLCMLQVNTAMGASPKEKRMKSRLLELVKAQRQPLADNATAIWGLAELGFLEHKSATILQKRLSDAGFTVQTGVAGMPTAFVASYRNGEGPVIGLLAEYDALGGLSQDSTCIRHFRADNTNGHGCGHNLIGSGAVAAAVALRQWMEENGVHGEIRLYGCPAEEGGFGKVYMVRDGLFNGVDAVMHWHPTDYNGYYSSPHMASVSTKFRFRGVSAHAAAAPDRGRSALDGAMVMATAVEYLREHVPDKTRIHYIISNGGRASNVVPDFAEIDLTVRHANPQVAREVWRRIVEISRGAATATETTAEYELTSGCYPLLVNHTLIDVAATNFNSLSLPLWNKSQMEFAEGIASTLEHPGPLDPTIVFPPYPAKEVNASTDVGDISWVVPTVGVFTMGWIPGTAAHSWQAVAASGSSLGVQSALVASEIIATTVCDLFLNPELIAAAKQEMQQDRGTDFKYEPLLGDRKPALDYQQKNYSSQK